The DNA window TGCTGCTGGTGCGGATCGTGCTACGCAGGAAGATCCGGGCGCAGGCCGAGGCGCTCGAGGCGATCTGAAGGCGGCAGCGATGCACGAGATGGGCATCACGCAGGGCATCCTCGCGGCATCCGTCGATGCCGTGAAGGGCGAGGGCGGCACGCGCATCAACGAGATCCGCATCTCGGTGGGCGAGATGACCGAGGTGGTGGAGGACGCGCTGCAGTTCGCGTTCGAGGCGCTGCGCGCCGAGCCGGACTACGCGATGGCGGCCGGCGCGGTGCTGCTCGTCACGCACGTGCCCGCGAGCTCGGCGTGCCCGACGTGCGACGGCGAGGTGTTCGAGCACGGCCGGTTCGACGGGCAGTGCCCGAAGTGCGGCAATCCGTTCGTGGAGCCGCGCAGCGGGCACGAGCTGCGCATCGACAGCATCGACTTCGACTGACAGGGGCGCGACGTGGCCGAGATCGACCTGTCCAGACCCATCCTCGACCGCAACGAGGAACTCGC is part of the Actinomycetota bacterium genome and encodes:
- a CDS encoding hydrogenase maturation nickel metallochaperone HypA yields the protein MHEMGITQGILAASVDAVKGEGGTRINEIRISVGEMTEVVEDALQFAFEALRAEPDYAMAAGAVLLVTHVPASSACPTCDGEVFEHGRFDGQCPKCGNPFVEPRSGHELRIDSIDFD